A single genomic interval of Armigeres subalbatus isolate Guangzhou_Male chromosome 1, GZ_Asu_2, whole genome shotgun sequence harbors:
- the LOC134207453 gene encoding uncharacterized protein LOC134207453: protein MYRQVQVNKDDTKFQRILWRENRSKPLQVIELSTVTYGTASAPFLATRVLNQLATDEQESFPKASKVVSKSFYVDDVLSGAETVEEAKELQIDLVALLAKGGFALHKWCANDPSLLEDIPMEQQAKQLDFMNHETIDPIKTLGLLWDPVEDNFFFRVKPLDKDRDNWTKQKVLSEIAKLFDPLGLLGPTVVLAKMIMQELWRSGIGWHEELPPKLMAQWKKLRNELTELVDIKIPRRVTVDNVNSWEIYGFADASVKAYGCCVYLRSVKTNDAPEMFLLCGKSRVTPIKEVDRKSKDDNNPCEMTIPRLELCAALLLAEQVTKVIKALDVTVDRVILWSDSQIVLSWLQFMNPTTSIFVRNRVNQIRELTSNYEWKYVPTKNNPADHISRGLYPKQLTESDLWWRGPNTENAGPVVLLCEKIVPDSNHVMDTILKCSNFRKLERIFGYILRFIENCRKKNDQRRSGKLNRLDFDAALLAMVKVVQQETLSEEINCLKAGIMLKGKLNKLNPIIETDSGLLRVGGRLRNSDLPYNQRHPMILPEKHHLTELIIETFHREHLHVGQNGLLAVLRRCFWPMNAKRAIHRVLRRCVKCFRVQPKDTTQFMGDLPKCRVTVAEPFARTGVDYAGPVMLKQGRARAPVKGYIAVFVCLCTKAMHLELVTSMSTESFLGALHRFVSRRGNVNELRSDNGTNFIGAKRELTELKELLQSQILERKVDEFCQARSIVWSFNPPKAPHQGGLWEAGVKSAKYHLYRVLNESHLNYEEMNTLLVQIEAVLNSRPLCQQSDDPLDYRALSPGHFLVGRELTAISEPLYDDLKENRLSRYQLIQKRKQDFNRRWCNEYLTELQQRSKWNKEASIIRKGMLVVLKQDNTPPQQWKLGRIVDTHPGRDNITRVVTVRTSSGDYRRPTTQIAVLPISDNEAPNQQGTST from the coding sequence ATGTACCGACAGGTACAAGTGAATAAAGATGACACAAAATTCCAGCGCATACTGTGGCGTGAAAATCGATCGAAGCCGTTGCAGGTGATAGAATTATCGACAGTAACGTACGGAACAGCTTCTGCTCCGTTCCTGGCTACCCGTGTTCTGAACCAACTTGCGACTGACGAGCAGGAGAGCTTTCCCAAGGCAAGCAAGGTGGTGTCAAAAAGCTTTTACGTAGATGATGTCCTTTCGGGTGCTGAAACTGTTGAAGAGGCAAAAGAGTTACAGATTGATTTAGTTGCGTTATTAGCTAAAGGAGGTTTTGCTTTACACAAGTGGTGTGCGAATGATCCGTCCTTGCTAGAAGACATCCCCATGGAACAACAAGCGAAACAACTGGACTTCATGAACCACGAAACCATCGACCCAATCAAGACACTTGGACTTCTTTGGGATCCAGTTGAAGATAACTTCTTTTTTCGGGTAAAACCGCTTGATAAAGATCGTGATAACTGGACAAAGCAAAAGGTGCTGTCAGAAATTGCAAAACTTTTTGACCCACTAGGATTGTTGGGTCCAACCGTCGTTTTGGCAAAAATGATTATGCAGGAGCTGTGGAGAAGTGGAATTGGATGGCATGAAGAGTTGCCACCCAAATTAATGGCCCAGTGGAAGAAGTTACGCAATGAACTAACAGAACTAGTAGACATCAAGATTCCAAGACGAGTGACTGTTGATAATGTGAATAGCTGGGAGATCTACGGGTTCGCAGATGCTTCCGTTAAGGCTTACGGCTGCTGCGTCTATTTGCGAAGTGTCAAGACAAATGATGCACCGGAAATGTTTTTGCTTTGCGGAAAATCTCGAGTCACCCCAATAAAGGAAGTGGATCGCAAATCGAAAGATGACAACAACCCATGTGAAATGACGATACCACGATTAGAATTGTGTGCAGCTCTATTGCTAGCGGAACAGGTAACAAAGGTAATCAAAGCTCTTGACGTCACTGTTGATCGAGTTATTCTGTGGTCCGATTCACAAATAGTGCTTAGCTGGCTACAGTTTATGAAccctaccacctcgatttttgTTCGTAACCGGGTGAACCAAATACGTGAATTGACGAGCAATTATGAATGGAAGTACGTGCCAACCAAGAATAATCCAGCAGATCATATATCGCGTGGTTTGTATCCCAAACAGTTAACGGAAAGTGATTTGTGGTGGAGGGGTCCAAACACGGAGAATGCTGGACCTGTTGTACTGCTCTGCGAAAAAATAGTCCCGGATAGTAACCATGTGATGGATACGATCCTGAAGTGTAGTAATTTTCGTAAATTGGAAAGAATATTTGGATACATACTGAGATTCATTGAAAACTGTAGAAAGAAAAATGATCAACGACGAAGTGGAAAGCTCAACAGACTGGATTTTGACGCCGCACTACTAGCTATGGTAAAAGTAGTACAGCAAGAAACATTATCTGAGGAGATCAATTGTTTGAAAGCAGGAATAATGCTTAAAGGAAAACTGAATAAATTAAATCCTATAATAGAAACGGACAGTGGACTGCTGAGAGTTGGTGGTCGATTGCGCAACTCTGATCTACCGTATAATCAACGTCACCCGATGATTCTTCCAGAGAAGCATCACCTCACCGAGTTGATCATCGAGACTTTTCATCGTGAGCATCTTCATGTTGGACAGAACGGGTTACTTGCAGTACTGCGGCGTTGCTTCTGGCCAATGAACGCAAAACGGGCAATACATCGAGTATTACGGCGGTGCGTAAAATGTTTTCGAGTTCAACCGAAGGATACAACCCAATTCATGGGTGACCTACCTAAGTGTAGAGTAACAGTCGCGGAACCGTTTGCAAGAACCGGTGTGGATTATGCCGGACCAGTGATGCTGAAACAAGGACGTGCAAGGGCACCAGTGAAAGGGTATATCGCAGTCTTCGTTTGTCTGTGCACAAAAGCGATGCACCTTGAGCTTGTTACATCAATGTCAACGGAGTCGTTTTTGGGTGCCTTGCATCGATTCGTCAGCCGACGAGGAAATGTGAACGAACTGCGATCTGATAACGGAACCAATTTTATTGGCGCCAAACGAGAATTGACCGAACTGAAGGAGTTGTTGCAGTCGcaaattcttgaaagaaaggTGGACGAGTTTTGTCAAGCTAGGAGTATTGTTTGGAGTTTCAATCCGCCAAAAGCTCCGCATCAAGGCGGACTCTGGGAGGCGGGTGTGAAAAGTGCTAAATACCATCTGTATCGCGTGCTCAACGAGTCTCATCTCAACTATGAAGAAATGAATACCCTGTTGGTCCAAATTGAGGCGGTGCTTAATTCAAGACCGCTTTGTCAGCAATCCGACGACCCGCTCGACTATCGAGCCCTCAGTCCAGGGCACTTTCTTGTGGGTCGCGAGCTAACAGCGATTTCTGAACCACTATATGATGACCTGAAGGAGAACAGACTTTCAAGATACCAACTCATTCAAAAGAGAAAGCAAGATTTCAATCGTCGATGGTGCAATGAATACTTAACTGAACTGCAGCAGAGAAGTAAATGGAACAAGGAGGCTTCTATTATTCGCAAAGGCATGTTAGTGGTATTGAAGCAAGACAATACACCACCGCAACAGTGGAAGCTTGGTCGGATCGTTGATACACACCCGGGACGGGACAATATCACGAGGGTGGTTACAGTTCGTACAAGCTCCGGAGATTATCGCAGACCGACGACGCAGATAGCAGTGCTTCCTATTTCGGACAACGAGGCTCCTAATCAGCAAGGGACATCGACTTGA